From Micromonospora echinaurantiaca:
AGACGGTGAGCGGCGTGCACAGCCAAGGCCGTCTTCCCAATGCCCGCCATACCATAAATCGCGTGAATCGCAGGCGCCCGCCCCGCGTCCGCGCCGGACGTCAGTCGCCCTAGCTCCGTCGTCCGACCTGCGAAATGTGGGAGGTCTCGCGGCAGGTCGTTGCGGCGCGCCGGGGCGGCCGCGTGATGACGTAGGGCCGGATCGGAGATCAAGATCCGTTCATACAACCTCAGCAGTTCCGGCCCGGGCTCGATTCCTAACTCGTCGATCAGCGCACGACGAACCCGATGATAACGGACTAGCGAATCGGCTGTCCGTCCGCAACGGTACAAGGCAATCATCAGCAAGCCGGCCAGTGGCTCGCTAAGCGGATTAGCTTCTACAGCGGCAGTGATCTCGTCAACAACCTCGGCGTGGCGGCCCAATGCCAGTTTGACCTCCGCCCACTCGGTAATGGCTGCTAGGCGGCGTTCCTCTAGCTGAGCCGCCGCTGCACTAGCCACCGCCCCGCCGACACCCGCCAGCACGGGCCCTCGCCACAGCATCAGACCCGCTTGCAACGCTTCGGCTGCCCCGGCTAGGTCACGGTCAGCCCGAGAAGCGCCCGCCAGAGTTAGGCATTCCTCAAACTGCCATGCATCGACTTGCTCGATTCCGGCACAAATCGCGTAGCCCGGACCCTGTGCAATCACAGCTGTTCCGATCGCAGTCTGCCGCAATGCGGAAACTGCATTCTGAACTTGCTTTCGGGCCGTTGAGGGCGGCTTGCCATCCCACACGGCATCCACAAGCCGCTGGATCGGCACCACTCGGCCGCGCCCCAGGATTAGCGCTGCCAACACCCGTCGCTGCTTCGGTCCACCCACAGCGATCTGTTGTCCGGCCTCCCAGACTTCCAGGGGACCCAAGATCCGAAACTCCATAGCCTGTTTCACCTATCCGGCAGCAACACTTGCTTGACTAGCAAGCGCTGCGAGTTTCAAGCTTCACCAGCCAGTGATCGGTTTCTGAATGCAATCGAGGTGCTCTCCTTCGTGAGAAGCACTGCTTCGCTAGCGCTTGTTGGCAACTATGGACGCCTGCGCAAGATCCACCTCAGGGATCGAGCGCTACGCGCGTAACGCGCAGGAGCAAATCCGTGGGCGTAGGTTGTACCCCCCGTCGTGCAATCGCTCGCCCATCGCTGACAGTAACCGCTACAGCCGCCTAGCAGGTTAGGCCTGATCGACCTCAGGCGCAAGACGGTTGCTATGCTGCTTCTCATGACCGAGCTGAATCCTCAGGCTCCGGGACGGCTCGAGCTGGTACGTAGGTTCGTCAACACGCTAGACGTCGAAGCCGGCACTGATCGGCTGGCCTCGACTGATGGACTACTGAAGTGGCTGCGAGAGGTGGACCTACTCCAAGCCGAGCAATCGGTCAGCGACGCCCAGCTGCGTCGAGTGATCGCCGTCCGGGAAGCGCTGCGCGACCTGCTGCGCGCAAACCATACCGACACCCCGGCGCCTGAGTCCGCCGTCCAAGTGCTCGACCAGGCTGCGCGCAAGCTGTCGATCTTGTTCACCCGTAGCGGGGGGTGGACCATCGGTTCGGCCGGTACGGGGGTAGATTTTCTGGTCGGTGAGCTAGTGACAATCGTGATCGGGGCCATGAACGACGGGACTTGGCGCCGATTGAAGGCTTGCGCTAACGACACCTGTGAGTGGGCCTTTTACGATCGTTCGCGGGCGCGTAGTGGGAAGTGGTGTTCCATGGGTTCGTGCGGCAATCGAGCGAAACAGCAGACATGGCGACACAAGCACGCTCATGCGGGGCGCTATGCTCCAAGCGCTGTCGTCAGCGACGGGACTTCAACAGATGTGAGGTGAGCGCCGCGGCGGACCGCGTCAAGAGGTGCCTCGTGGCGGCCGTGGGGGTCTGGATAACCAGGTGGTGAGGGCCTGCCCATGAGCTTGATCTCCAAACCGTGCAGCGCGGATCGGGGCTCACCAAGGTCTTCGGTCTATCAACGCGATCGCCGGTATACACGTCGTTGCGTTAGGCCGGTTGCTTGTAACTCGGCCCGAGCCGCTGTTGCCGAAGCCAAGCCCGGAATGCAGCGTCAAGCGACGACTACCGGCTAGGCGTTCTGTCCGGAGAGGTTGGGAACGCGGCTGGCGGGTGGGCCGCCGAGCCGGTGTGGTAGCGGTGATTGTTGTAGGCGTGCAGCAAGGTGGGCAAGGCGGCTCGGCGGCGCAGCCTGAGGCGTAGGCCTTGGCGTAGCCCATTGGTCGGTGAGGGTCCGGTGGAAGCGTTCGACCTTGCCGTTGATTTGTGGGCGGAATGGCCGGGCCTTGTTCACGGCGGCTCATTTCAAGATCCCGCCTGCGTCACCAACGTCCACGTCGTGGCGCTGATGGTAGGTGTCAGGGCTGAAGGCGGGTGGCCAGCCGCCGCGGGAGCCTTTCCGCGAGGTGGTGGGCGTCTTGGTCGCTCTTGCTTCGGGGTGGAGGCCTTGATTCCTCGTCGGCGTAGGTAGGCGCGGTTGGCACTGGACGTGTTATGCCCGGACCG
This genomic window contains:
- a CDS encoding AfsR/SARP family transcriptional regulator yields the protein MEFRILGPLEVWEAGQQIAVGGPKQRRVLAALILGRGRVVPIQRLVDAVWDGKPPSTARKQVQNAVSALRQTAIGTAVIAQGPGYAICAGIEQVDAWQFEECLTLAGASRADRDLAGAAEALQAGLMLWRGPVLAGVGGAVASAAAAQLEERRLAAITEWAEVKLALGRHAEVVDEITAAVEANPLSEPLAGLLMIALYRCGRTADSLVRYHRVRRALIDELGIEPGPELLRLYERILISDPALRHHAAAPARRNDLPRDLPHFAGRTTELGRLTSGADAGRAPAIHAIYGMAGIGKTALAVHAAHRLAVRYLDGQLFVNLHGHTPDRSPLAPEAALDLLLHAVGLPESKIPKGIDEKAALWRAETAKRRLLILLDDALSAAQVRPLLPGSAMCLVLITSRRRFTGLDGVEVLSLDVLNEADAISLFAGIVGIDRVQQERDAVVEVTRLCGGLPLALKAVAMRLRNRPSWPVEHLVERLQDQIGGNALLVAGDDGVATAFAQSCQRMSPEQQRFFHLLGLQAGSDIDAHAAAALAGLSLARAEVLLETLCDMHLLTQQVPGRYRFHDLVRAHVHACACL
- a CDS encoding CGNR zinc finger domain-containing protein, which produces MTELNPQAPGRLELVRRFVNTLDVEAGTDRLASTDGLLKWLREVDLLQAEQSVSDAQLRRVIAVREALRDLLRANHTDTPAPESAVQVLDQAARKLSILFTRSGGWTIGSAGTGVDFLVGELVTIVIGAMNDGTWRRLKACANDTCEWAFYDRSRARSGKWCSMGSCGNRAKQQTWRHKHAHAGRYAPSAVVSDGTSTDVR